Proteins found in one Moritella sp. Urea-trap-13 genomic segment:
- a CDS encoding DUF3085 domain-containing protein: MKRIIFSLDEVLPIEAEALAANTFTPTYDDLWDASKFKGSKVVDEHGNTEVEALSKGLNFWPDVNQLNPKKLTAQLTLMAEHGVFIMNNVSSDISPIERGTLAYAVGCHPEKDADFQINQDEIFDGEMGSITIPLEWVNRSVKADKQQFIIELGDDDDVRLIIK; encoded by the coding sequence GCGGAAGCACTCGCTGCAAATACTTTTACCCCTACTTATGATGATCTTTGGGATGCAAGCAAGTTCAAAGGTTCTAAAGTTGTTGATGAACATGGCAACACTGAAGTTGAAGCATTAAGTAAGGGCCTTAACTTCTGGCCAGATGTTAATCAACTGAATCCTAAAAAGCTGACAGCGCAATTAACCTTGATGGCTGAGCACGGTGTGTTCATTATGAACAACGTCTCAAGTGATATCTCGCCAATTGAGCGTGGCACGTTGGCTTATGCTGTTGGTTGCCATCCAGAAAAAGATGCTGATTTTCAAATCAATCAAGACGAGATCTTTGACGGTGAAATGGGTTCTATAACTATTCCACTGGAATGGGTTAATCGTTCTGTAAAAGCAGATAAGCAACAATTCATTATTGAATTGGGCGATGACGATGATGTACGCTTAATTATTAAATAA